From Balnearium lithotrophicum, one genomic window encodes:
- a CDS encoding hydrogenase maturation nickel metallochaperone HypA, which translates to MHETSIAMGLIESLNQMAEREKAKRVTKVNVRIGKLSGIVVDSFVFAFNALKGQFPKLKDTELCVEEVPIRYRCKSCGEEFEVESVFFPECPKCGSIDLEMLSGEELEVINAEIEV; encoded by the coding sequence ATGCATGAAACCTCTATAGCAATGGGGCTAATTGAATCCTTAAACCAAATGGCAGAAAGGGAAAAAGCAAAGAGAGTTACAAAGGTAAATGTGAGAATAGGAAAGCTTTCCGGAATTGTTGTTGACTCCTTTGTTTTTGCATTTAATGCTTTAAAGGGACAGTTCCCGAAATTAAAGGATACGGAGCTCTGTGTAGAGGAGGTTCCCATTAGGTACCGCTGTAAATCCTGCGGTGAGGAGTTTGAAGTTGAAAGTGTATTCTTTCCTGAGTGTCCTAAGTGTGGCTCTATTGACCTTGAAATGCTCTCTGGAGAAGAACTTGAAGTAATCAATGCAGAAATAGAGGTTTAA
- a CDS encoding HypC/HybG/HupF family hydrogenase formation chaperone: protein MCVGVPMKIVEIDYPMAVAEAKGVRRTVSLMLLPENEVKIGDYVMVHVGNAIEKIDEREAEEVWKALDEVLEILEKGEG, encoded by the coding sequence ATGTGTGTTGGCGTTCCAATGAAAATTGTTGAAATCGACTATCCAATGGCCGTTGCAGAGGCAAAAGGGGTTAGGAGAACGGTCAGTTTAATGCTCCTTCCTGAGAATGAGGTCAAAATTGGAGACTACGTAATGGTTCACGTTGGAAATGCTATAGAAAAAATCGATGAAAGAGAAGCTGAAGAAGTATGGAAGGCACTCGATGAGGTCTTAGAGATTTTAGAAAAAGGAGAAGGTTAA
- a CDS encoding HyaD/HybD family hydrogenase maturation endopeptidase, with the protein MKIGIMGVGNVLLKDEGFGVKLLYILKSKYDFPENVVLIDGGTAGIFLSPEIDYLDKLLIVDVVKAKGKPGDIRIYNKEDFFIDRLPLKLSPHQLGLQEVLLLNEIKGTCPEEVKLIGIIPKALETGTELSPEIEEKLTEVEKLVLETLRDWGVEPKLKEVPEDPNIWWEKKVKEA; encoded by the coding sequence AGGATGAGGGTTTTGGAGTGAAGCTTCTCTACATTCTAAAGTCAAAGTATGACTTTCCGGAGAATGTCGTTTTGATAGATGGAGGAACGGCCGGTATTTTTCTCTCTCCCGAAATAGATTACCTTGACAAACTCTTAATAGTTGATGTCGTAAAGGCTAAGGGGAAACCGGGAGATATTAGGATTTACAATAAGGAGGATTTCTTCATCGATAGGCTTCCCCTAAAACTATCTCCCCACCAGCTCGGTCTTCAGGAGGTGTTGCTTTTAAACGAAATAAAGGGAACTTGCCCGGAAGAGGTTAAACTGATTGGAATTATTCCAAAGGCCCTTGAAACCGGAACTGAACTGTCTCCTGAAATTGAGGAGAAATTAACTGAGGTTGAAAAACTGGTCTTGGAAACGCTGAGGGACTGGGGAGTTGAACCTAAATTAAAGGAAGTACCGGAGGACCCAAACATCTGGTGGGAAAAGAAGGTAAAGGAGGCTTAA
- a CDS encoding class I SAM-dependent methyltransferase: protein MKVKKIFNGSFAYYYENVINRISSSIQVNRWRKKLVDGALSINPSPHLVVDFCSGAGNIGEFLLKRAPKTKLVNCDISKPLLLMAKRKLNGKALYVCSDNRFFPIKGESVDIVFSSFCVRNSPEPEKTLEEVKGVLKTGGVFAVLDFFKPEEKNGSFNLNRCIFNQFMKINTLLSNANREAINYLFESIENFCSVSEFMKILRMYGFTIKKVENFMGDVATNIIAVKGGENV, encoded by the coding sequence ATGAAAGTAAAGAAAATCTTCAATGGTAGTTTTGCCTACTACTACGAGAACGTAATAAACAGAATTTCAAGCTCCATACAAGTTAACAGATGGAGAAAGAAACTTGTGGATGGCGCTCTTTCTATTAACCCTTCACCTCACTTGGTTGTCGATTTTTGCTCGGGAGCTGGGAATATTGGGGAGTTTCTCTTAAAGAGAGCTCCAAAAACCAAACTTGTCAACTGTGACATCAGTAAACCATTACTTCTCATGGCAAAAAGAAAACTTAATGGAAAGGCGCTCTACGTCTGCTCGGATAACAGATTTTTTCCTATCAAGGGAGAATCTGTAGATATTGTCTTTTCCTCCTTCTGTGTTAGGAACTCTCCAGAACCAGAAAAAACATTAGAGGAAGTAAAGGGAGTTTTAAAAACAGGGGGAGTTTTTGCAGTTCTTGATTTCTTTAAACCCGAGGAAAAAAACGGTTCATTTAACCTTAATAGGTGTATTTTTAACCAGTTTATGAAAATCAATACATTACTTTCCAATGCAAATAGAGAAGCTATCAATTACCTATTTGAATCTATAGAAAACTTTTGCAGTGTAAGTGAATTTATGAAAATTCTAAGAATGTATGGCTTCACTATTAAAAAAGTTGAGAACTTTATGGGAGACGTTGCAACAAATATCATTGCAGTAAAAGGAGGAGAAAATGTGTGA